From the Aquitalea magnusonii genome, one window contains:
- the selB gene encoding selenocysteine-specific translation elongation factor yields the protein MIFATAGHVDHGKTALLTALTGQNADRLPEEKKRGMTIDLGYVYLPLADGRVAGFIDVPGHEKFLANMLCGLSGIPHALLIVATDDGIMPQTREHLAILQLSGIPQLSVVISKCDLADSRRQQAVAKDIRQLLAASPWPDAPLFPVSSHSGAGIAPLRQHLLQHLSALPSPAGQRFRLAIDRAFSLSGAGLVVTGTALGGQVQLGDRLWLSGKDEPLRVRSLHVQNTAAQSGQAGQRIALNLTGDIEKKDIQRGDWLFSTTAPAPSSRITVSVQAIAPLRHWQALHIHHAARHITGRLALLNRSQLAAGETALAELVLDQPLWMVCGDRLILRDASARDTLAGARLLELQVPGRGKRQPARLAYLQQLQHATLTPADRLQLQSRQQTVVLQDFAWDMQLDEPALQQLLQASPGQQVAGRFYHLQHWEAMQDTLLQRLAMLHQQQPDQLGASRGRLRRLALPTEPESTLNLLVEQLLQQGRLLQTRGWLHLPQHVLAFTPQEEQHWQRLSSCFVGSEAHWVRDLADTLGDDEGETRRLLHKAARLGHVVAVVQDRYFSSASMQAMADIIRQLCQQHGHADAAAFRNQLGCGRKLAIQILEFYDRTGFTRRLGDRHLLRENLLFSSSQTTAAQHAFPPT from the coding sequence ATGATTTTTGCCACTGCCGGCCATGTCGATCATGGCAAGACCGCCCTGCTCACCGCGCTAACCGGCCAGAATGCCGACCGCTTGCCGGAAGAGAAAAAACGCGGCATGACCATAGACCTGGGTTATGTCTACCTGCCGCTGGCGGACGGACGGGTAGCCGGCTTCATTGACGTACCGGGCCACGAGAAATTCCTGGCCAACATGCTGTGCGGCCTGTCTGGCATTCCGCATGCCTTGCTGATCGTTGCCACTGACGACGGCATCATGCCGCAGACACGAGAACACCTGGCCATCCTGCAGCTAAGTGGCATTCCCCAGCTCAGCGTAGTCATCAGCAAGTGCGATCTGGCTGATTCCCGCCGGCAACAGGCAGTGGCCAAGGACATCCGCCAACTGCTGGCCGCCAGCCCATGGCCAGATGCACCGCTCTTTCCGGTATCCAGCCACAGCGGCGCGGGGATTGCGCCATTACGCCAGCACCTGCTGCAACACCTGTCAGCACTCCCCTCCCCTGCCGGCCAGCGTTTCCGCCTGGCCATAGACCGCGCCTTCAGCCTCAGCGGTGCCGGCCTGGTAGTCACCGGTACCGCCCTGGGCGGTCAGGTACAACTTGGCGACCGGCTCTGGCTCAGTGGCAAGGATGAGCCACTCAGGGTGCGTAGCCTGCATGTGCAAAATACCGCAGCGCAGTCTGGCCAGGCCGGGCAACGCATCGCACTGAATCTGACTGGGGATATTGAAAAGAAAGACATCCAGCGCGGTGACTGGCTGTTCAGCACCACAGCGCCTGCACCTAGCAGCCGCATCACCGTCAGCGTGCAGGCCATCGCCCCCCTGCGGCACTGGCAGGCCTTGCATATCCACCATGCAGCACGCCACATTACCGGACGGCTGGCACTGCTAAACCGCAGCCAACTGGCTGCCGGAGAAACCGCCCTGGCCGAACTGGTTCTGGACCAGCCATTGTGGATGGTTTGCGGTGATCGGCTGATCCTGCGCGATGCCAGCGCACGCGACACCCTGGCCGGCGCACGTCTGCTCGAATTGCAGGTACCGGGCCGCGGCAAACGCCAGCCGGCCCGGCTGGCTTATCTGCAGCAATTGCAGCACGCCACACTCACCCCCGCCGACAGACTGCAACTGCAAAGCCGGCAGCAGACCGTGGTGCTACAGGATTTTGCCTGGGACATGCAGCTGGATGAACCCGCCCTGCAACAATTGCTGCAAGCCAGTCCCGGCCAGCAAGTGGCCGGACGGTTCTATCACCTGCAACACTGGGAAGCCATGCAGGACACCTTGTTGCAACGGCTGGCCATGCTGCACCAGCAACAGCCGGACCAGTTGGGTGCCAGCCGAGGCCGCCTGCGCCGGCTGGCCCTGCCCACCGAGCCGGAAAGCACGCTCAACCTGCTGGTGGAACAACTGCTGCAACAGGGCCGGCTGCTGCAAACCCGCGGCTGGCTACACCTGCCACAGCATGTACTGGCCTTCACCCCGCAGGAGGAGCAGCACTGGCAGCGACTGTCATCCTGCTTTGTCGGCAGCGAAGCACACTGGGTGCGCGATCTTGCCGACACCCTAGGCGACGATGAAGGGGAAACACGCCGCCTGCTGCACAAGGCTGCGCGCTTGGGACATGTGGTGGCCGTGGTGCAGGACCGCTATTTCTCCAGCGCCAGCATGCAGGCCATGGCTGACATCATCCGCCAGCTCTGCCAGCAACACGGACATGCCGACGCTGCCGCCTTCCGCAACCAGCTGGGCTGCGGCCGCAAGCTGGCCATTCAGATACTGGAATTTTACGACCGCACCGGCTTTACCCGCCGCCTGGGCGACCGCCACCTGCTGCGCGAAAACCTGCTGTTTTCCAGCAGTCAAACCACTGCAGCGCAGCACGCTTTCCCGCCGACGTGA